A genome region from Cerasicoccus sp. TK19100 includes the following:
- a CDS encoding glutaredoxin family protein has translation MKKKATIYRMVAPDHLCPWGIKALDLLKRNGYQVDDRHLESMEANKAYKEENGYDETPQIFIEGENLGGYDELREHLGKKPDPEEGETYQPVIAIFAVTFLMSLTATWAMLGALNLIRVLELFIAFSMCALGIQKLQDLKGYATGFVQYDLVAQRYVPYAYVYAFIEAGGGILMIAGILTWVVAPIVLIASVIGAVSIFKAVYLEKRDLKCACVGGDSSVPLGFISLTENLMMIAMAVWMMVKASTLA, from the coding sequence ATGAAAAAGAAAGCGACAATTTACCGAATGGTTGCGCCAGATCATTTGTGCCCGTGGGGCATCAAGGCGCTCGATCTGCTCAAGCGCAACGGCTACCAAGTCGATGATCGTCATCTCGAATCGATGGAGGCAAACAAGGCCTATAAAGAAGAAAACGGCTACGACGAGACACCGCAAATTTTCATCGAAGGCGAAAACTTGGGCGGTTACGATGAGCTGCGCGAGCACCTTGGCAAGAAGCCAGATCCAGAGGAGGGAGAAACCTACCAACCAGTCATTGCGATCTTTGCAGTAACCTTCCTTATGTCGCTCACAGCGACTTGGGCAATGCTGGGCGCATTGAATTTAATCCGTGTTCTTGAACTGTTTATTGCCTTTAGCATGTGTGCGCTAGGCATTCAGAAATTGCAGGACCTCAAAGGCTACGCGACCGGTTTTGTGCAGTATGACTTAGTGGCTCAGCGTTATGTGCCTTACGCCTATGTCTATGCGTTTATCGAAGCAGGTGGCGGCATTCTGATGATCGCTGGCATACTAACGTGGGTTGTCGCACCAATCGTTCTCATTGCCAGCGTCATCGGTGCCGTTTCGATTTTTAAAGCGGTTTACCTTGAAAAGCGTGATCTCAAATGCGCATGCGTCGGCGGTGACAGCAGCGTTCCCTTGGGGTTCATCTCGCTGACGGAAAACCTAATGATGATCGCCATGGCAGTTTGGATGATGGTGAAGGCCAGCACTCTGGCTTAA
- a CDS encoding DNA-3-methyladenine glycosylase I yields MSLHRCEWCGEDPLYVAYHDDEWGVPVHDDRKLFEFIILEGAQAGLSWITVLRKRENYRAALHNFDYERIAKFGPKDLEKLLANEGIIRNRLKVESLVKNARGTLAIIEEFGSLDQYLWRYVDGAPIQNNWRKITDAPTSTQASDAMSKDLKKRGFNFVGTTICYAFMQAVGMVNDHTTDCFRHAELKD; encoded by the coding sequence ATGAGCCTACATCGTTGTGAATGGTGCGGCGAAGATCCCCTCTATGTCGCCTATCACGACGACGAGTGGGGCGTCCCCGTTCACGACGACCGCAAGCTGTTTGAGTTCATCATTCTCGAAGGCGCACAAGCTGGCCTCAGCTGGATAACGGTCCTGCGCAAACGCGAGAACTACCGCGCCGCGCTGCACAACTTCGACTACGAGCGCATCGCCAAATTTGGCCCCAAGGACTTGGAAAAGCTCCTCGCGAACGAGGGCATTATCCGCAATCGGCTCAAGGTGGAATCACTCGTGAAGAACGCGCGCGGCACGCTGGCGATCATTGAAGAATTTGGCAGCCTCGACCAGTATCTCTGGCGCTACGTCGACGGCGCGCCGATCCAAAACAACTGGCGAAAAATCACCGACGCTCCGACGAGCACCCAGGCGTCCGACGCCATGAGCAAAGACTTAAAGAAGCGCGGCTTCAACTTCGTCGGCACCACGATCTGCTACGCGTTCATGCAGGCCGTCGGCATGGTCAACGACCACACGACGGATTGCTTCCGGCATGCGGAGCTGAAGGATTAA